One segment of Ipomoea triloba cultivar NCNSP0323 chromosome 12, ASM357664v1 DNA contains the following:
- the LOC115999126 gene encoding 3-hydroxy-3-methylglutaryl-coenzyme A reductase-like, which yields MELKQIPRPTSTIPVKQKKSTKIIIGSENQQPSLPLLLYLTNAVFFTAVYFLLVSWRDKIRHSKPLHVVSSSEMAALLALAISLFYLLGFFAHPLQEQENEEEEEEEEEKLKKKVPDVKSDPIIILSEEDEEIVKGVVEGRVPSYSLESKLGDCKRAAAIRREALERITGKSLDGLPLENFDYESILGQCCEMPVGYVQIPVGIAGPLLLDGEEYSVPMATTEGCLVASTNRGCKAIYASGGATSVLLRDGMTRAPVVRFSTAKRAAQLKLYLEDPLSFETIAGAFNKSSRFARLQSIKCAIAGKNLYMRFTCSTGDAMGMNMVSKGVQNVLDFLLTDFPDMDVIGISGNFCSDKKPAAVNWIEGRGKSVVCEAIIKEEIVKKVLKTEVASLVELNMLKNLTGSAMAGALGGFNAHAANIVSAVYIATGQDPAQNIESSHCITMMEAVNDGKDLHISVTMPSIEVGTVGGGTQLASQAACLNLLGVKGASKVEPGANSRRLAAIVAGAVLAGELSLMSAIAAGQLVNSHMKFNRSNKA from the coding sequence ATGGAGTTGAAGCAAATTCCCCGGCCCACTTCCACTATTCCAGTGAAACAAAAGAAATCCACCAAAATTATTATTGGTTCTGAAAATCAGCAGCCATCTCTGCCACTGCTTCTGTACCTTACAAACGCTGTTTTCTTCACGGCAGTCTATTTCCTGCTTGTTAGCTGGCGCGATAAGATCCGTCACTCCAAGCCTCTCCATGTTGTCTCAAGCTCTGAGATGGCTGCCCTTCTGGCTTTGGCGATTTCCTTGTTTTACCTGTTGGGATTTTTCGCCCATCCTCTTCAAGAAcaggaaaatgaagaagaagaagaagaagaagaagaaaaactcAAGAAAAAAGTCCCAGATGTCAAATCTGatccaataataatattatcggAAGAGGACGAGGAGATAGTAAAAGGTGTTGTTGAAGGTCGGGTTCCTTCCTACTCCCTGGAATCTAAGTTAGGGGATTGCAAGAGGGCGGCAGCCATTCGTCGGGAGGCGCTGGAGAGAATAACCGGCAAGTCTCTAGACGGACTTCCCTTGGAGAATTTTGACTATGAATCGATTCTGGGTCAGTGTTGCGAGATGCCAGTTGGGTATGTGCAGATTCCGGTAGGTATTGCAGGGCCCCTCTTGCTCGACGGTGAAGAGTACTCAGTCCCCATGGCCACCACGGAGGGTTGCTTGGTGGCCAGCACCAACCGGGGTTGCAAAGCCATCTATGCCTCTGGTGGCGCCACCAGTGTGCTGTTGAGGGACGGGATGACTCGAGCTCCGGTGGTGAGATTCTCCACCGCCAAAAGAGCCGCTCAGTTGAAGCTCTACTTGGAGGATCCTCTAAGTTTCGAGACCATAGCCGGAGCTTTCAACAAATCCAGCCGATTTGCTAGGCTTCAGAGCATCAAATGCGCTATTGCTGGAAAGAATCTCTATATGAGATTCACATGCAGCACCGGAGACGCCATGGGGATGAACATGGTCTCTAAGGGCGTCCAAAACGTATTGGATTTCCTCCTCACCGACTTCCCTGACATGGATGTCATCGGAATCTCCGGAAACTTTTGCTCCGACAAGAAACCTGCGGCGGTGAATTGGATTGAAGGCCGCGGAAAGTCGGTCGTCTGCGAGGCCATAATAAAGGAAGAAATAGTCAAGAAAGTACTAAAAACAGAGGTTGCTTCCTTAGTAGAGCTCAACATGCTCAAGAATCTCACTGGCTCTGCCATGGCCGGTGCTCTTGGGGGATTCAACGCCCACGCCGCCAATATTGTCTCCGCCGTCTACATCGCCACAGGACAAGACCCCGCACAAAACATTGAAAGCTCCCATTGTATAACCATGATGGAGGCAGTTAACGATGGGAAAGACCTTCATATTTCTGTAACCATGCCTTCTATTGAGGTAGGCACGGTGGGAGGTGGGACCCAACTTGCTTCTCAGGCAGCATGCTTGAATCTCTTAGGAGTGAAGGGTGCTAGCAAAGTCGAACCCGGAGCCAACTCTAGGCGATTAGCCGCAATCGTTGCCGGGGCTGTGTTGGCCGGGGAACTCTCCCTCATGTCTGCCATAGCTGCAGGACAACTGGTCAACAGTCATATGAAATTCAATAGATCTAACAAAGCTTAA